In a genomic window of Allomeiothermus silvanus DSM 9946:
- a CDS encoding VOC family protein, which produces MLIRQSHTTIYVLDQDRALEFYHGILGLEVRTDMRMEQGFRWLTVGPKAQPDLEIVLMPVQAGPAMDAETAGHLRALLEKGAMGIGVFETDDIQRDYAELSAKGVHFTDPPREHFYGIDAGVRDNSGNWFRLVQRKKG; this is translated from the coding sequence ATGCTTATTCGTCAGAGCCACACCACCATCTATGTGCTGGATCAGGACAGGGCCCTCGAGTTCTACCACGGCATCTTGGGCCTGGAGGTGCGCACCGACATGCGCATGGAGCAGGGCTTTCGCTGGCTCACCGTGGGCCCCAAGGCCCAGCCCGACCTGGAGATCGTGCTGATGCCGGTCCAGGCGGGCCCGGCGATGGATGCCGAGACCGCTGGGCACCTCCGGGCGTTGCTGGAGAAGGGCGCAATGGGAATAGGGGTCTTCGAGACCGACGACATCCAGCGGGATTATGCCGAGTTGAGCGCAAAGGGAGTTCATTTCACGGATCCCCCTAGGGAGCATTTCTACGGCATTGACGCGGGCGTGCGCGACAACTCAGGCAACTGGTTCAGACTGG
- a CDS encoding tagatose 1,6-diphosphate aldolase yields MKTTPAKARAYSRIGDGAMRFGALAIDQRPPLMNLVAQALGKDPEGVAAEVAELKGLLADTLARSATGILIDPYYAFPAAMPLLPREIGLMLTLEHHRFETVEGGWRKSQLIPGWSVERAVQIGADGLKLLAWHRPDAPAEAVQHQLELVRKVGEECQKADRLFIFEVLPYPLPGEDEAAYKAKLREMSLEIAAAFADPGFHIDLYKLAIPGAASLVREWGGSAYSLDDLEADMKEYSKLPAPWLLLSGGLNTDQFVDAFERAASAGARGYLAGRAIWQHPLRKYPDLAATRAALLEEGREALDRLNEVLLSIPPMFPQVEWVLEGVAG; encoded by the coding sequence ATGAAGACAACCCCTGCTAAAGCCCGCGCTTATAGCCGCATCGGAGACGGAGCGATGCGCTTTGGAGCCCTCGCTATCGACCAGCGCCCACCCCTGATGAACCTGGTGGCCCAGGCGCTCGGGAAAGACCCCGAGGGGGTAGCGGCGGAAGTGGCCGAACTCAAGGGCCTCCTGGCCGATACCCTGGCGCGCAGCGCTACCGGCATCCTTATTGACCCCTACTACGCCTTCCCCGCCGCCATGCCCCTCCTTCCCCGCGAGATCGGGCTAATGCTAACCCTCGAGCACCACCGCTTCGAGACCGTCGAGGGCGGCTGGCGCAAAAGCCAACTCATCCCCGGCTGGAGCGTGGAGCGGGCCGTGCAAATAGGAGCCGACGGCCTGAAGCTTTTGGCCTGGCACCGCCCCGATGCGCCCGCCGAGGCCGTCCAGCACCAGCTCGAGCTGGTGCGTAAGGTGGGGGAAGAGTGCCAGAAAGCCGACCGCCTCTTCATCTTCGAGGTGCTGCCCTACCCCCTCCCCGGCGAGGACGAGGCCGCCTACAAGGCCAAGCTGCGCGAGATGTCGCTCGAGATCGCCGCTGCCTTCGCCGACCCCGGCTTCCACATCGACCTCTACAAGCTGGCCATCCCCGGCGCGGCCAGCCTGGTGCGGGAGTGGGGCGGCAGCGCCTACAGCCTGGATGACCTCGAGGCCGATATGAAGGAGTACAGCAAGCTCCCGGCCCCCTGGCTTTTGCTTTCGGGTGGCCTCAACACCGACCAGTTCGTCGACGCCTTCGAGCGCGCCGCCAGCGCGGGGGCGCGGGGCTATTTGGCCGGGCGGGCCATCTGGCAACACCCTTTGCGCAAATATCCTGACTTGGCCGCCACCCGCGCGGCGCTGCTGGAGGAGGGCCGCGAAGCCCTGGACCGCCTTAACGAGGTGCTGCTGAGCATTCCACCGATGTTCCCTCAGGTGGAATGGGTGCTGGAGGGGGTGGCTGGCTAG
- a CDS encoding helix-turn-helix domain-containing protein, whose translation MVSPQTYRRLVRAREFIRDAHARRISLGEIAQHANLSPHHFLRAYKRAFQENPHDYLTRVRLERAKTLLRRGGMSVSEACLAVGFESFSTFSGLFLREVGLPPSQYRKYARSQFPIPVVYRSLFVPACFLRMYRVLDREGNFEEA comes from the coding sequence ATGGTTTCTCCTCAAACCTACCGACGGCTGGTTCGAGCCCGCGAGTTTATTCGGGATGCCCATGCCCGGCGCATCAGCTTGGGGGAGATTGCGCAGCACGCTAACCTCTCACCCCACCACTTTCTGCGAGCGTATAAACGGGCGTTCCAAGAGAACCCCCACGATTACCTCACCCGGGTGCGCCTCGAGCGAGCCAAAACCCTGCTCAGGCGCGGCGGCATGAGCGTGAGCGAGGCTTGCCTGGCGGTGGGCTTCGAGAGCTTCTCCACCTTCAGCGGACTATTCTTGCGCGAGGTGGGTCTACCGCCTTCGCAGTACCGCAAGTACGCCAGAAGCCAGTTCCCCATCCCTGTGGTTTACCGCAGCCTCTTCGTGCCCGCGTGCTTTTTGCGGATGTATAGGGTCTTGGATCGGGAAGGCAATTTTGAAGAAGCATAA
- a CDS encoding peroxidase-related enzyme (This protein belongs to a clade of uncharacterized proteins related to peroxidases such as the alkylhydroperoxidase AhpD.) → MAFIGTFPVNQATGEVRAMYERAQANLGYVPNYAKVFSLRPEVMGAWSGLLASIRGHMDLRRYELVTLATARALHSSYCMLAHGTILRRQFYGPEQLAAIAGGTADAGLEPAEAAMMAFAERVAKDASSITASDVEGLRAHGFTDAEIFDIAAAAAARCFFSKLLDALGAEPDSVYLELEDDLRRRLTPGRPVSAAPVERVPEVPAAGEG, encoded by the coding sequence ATGGCATTTATCGGAACGTTTCCCGTGAATCAGGCTACGGGCGAGGTTCGCGCGATGTACGAGCGCGCGCAGGCCAACCTCGGCTACGTGCCCAACTACGCCAAGGTCTTCAGCCTGCGCCCGGAGGTGATGGGCGCGTGGTCCGGCCTGCTGGCGAGCATCCGGGGGCACATGGACCTGCGGCGCTACGAACTCGTCACGCTGGCGACGGCCAGGGCCCTGCACAGCTCGTACTGCATGCTCGCCCACGGCACCATCCTGCGGCGGCAGTTCTACGGCCCCGAGCAGTTGGCCGCCATCGCCGGCGGCACCGCCGACGCTGGCCTCGAGCCCGCCGAAGCCGCGATGATGGCCTTCGCGGAGCGGGTGGCTAAAGACGCCAGTTCCATCACCGCCAGCGACGTGGAGGGCTTGCGGGCCCACGGTTTCACCGACGCTGAGATCTTCGACATCGCCGCCGCTGCCGCCGCCCGCTGCTTCTTCAGCAAGCTCCTCGACGCACTGGGCGCCGAGCCCGACTCGGTGTACCTGGAGCTCGAGGACGACCTGCGCCGCCGGCTGACCCCTGGGCGGCCCGTCAGCGCGGCGCCGGTGGAGCGGGTGCCGGAAGTGCCTGCGGCAGGGGAGGGCTAG